A DNA window from Argiope bruennichi chromosome X2, qqArgBrue1.1, whole genome shotgun sequence contains the following coding sequences:
- the LOC129960789 gene encoding uncharacterized protein LOC129960789 yields the protein MGRRFVSFPLLNGTFLIIMFTGHWALDCFKCISKAGKYPPCDDPFHNNYTQDILESPCWAGRKQRNGVFPATTCVKLAGIYDDTGETLVVRGCAVDSGTLTIDTELVRMSHCGGFYYEDRYVRGCVQNCMDDGCNTASSVTHIKKFLIVAVVFLSLKWTNYLCR from the exons ATGGGCCGCCGATTTGTATCTTTCCCATTACTGAATGGAACGTTTCTAATCATTATGTTCACAG GTCACTGGGCACTTGACTGCTTCAAGTGCATTTCAAAAGCTGGCAAGTACCCGCCATGTGATGATCCTTTTCACAATAATTACACGCAAGATATTCTTGAAAGCCCTTGCTGGGCCGGAAGGAAACAAAGGAATGGAGTCTTTCCTGCAACAACATGTGTCAAACTGGCAGGAATATATG ATGATACGGGCGAAACATTAGTCGTTCGAGGCTGTGCCGTCGACAGTGGAACTCTGACAATCGACACTGAGTTGGTCCGCATGAGTCATTGCGGAGGATTTTATTATGAAGATCGTTACGTTCGAGGGTGTGTTCAGAACTGTATGGACGATGGCTGTAATACAGCATCGAGTGTcactcatataaaaaaattcttgatagtAGCAGTagtttttttatctcttaaatgGACTAACTATTTATGCAGATAA